The following nucleotide sequence is from Leopardus geoffroyi isolate Oge1 chromosome A1, O.geoffroyi_Oge1_pat1.0, whole genome shotgun sequence.
gcaTTAGGTGCtcctatatttttctaattctttccttactcttttcttaaaatttttgttttatacactATCCTCAGACAGATATTTCCATAAAGACCATTTAGGctacatttttcttctgtgttgagTCTTATCTTTTTCTATTGCTATGCAATATGTAGTTAATGTATGCAGTTACATGTAGTTAAATACTTAAtgataatttttgttcttttggggCTAATAATccaagtctctctccctccctctctctctgctctgctccccaacttatgctctctgtctctaacataataatgattattaaaaaaataaaataaaaagtgatagcTTATGCCCTTTAATCAAACCAAGGCAATATAATGTTTAGCAATGAGCCTGGGAATCCAAAATGAGAGACTGTGGGAGGTTAACTTGCCACCTATACTCAGTTTAAAGCTAGTTTTCCACATGTCAGtatgaagagaataaaatttaTGTCTCTGTGTATAATAATGCTGCATCAAAGTATATTCCTTaggtctatttaaaaaatgtagatgtgAGATTTGGGTGGAAATCAGTATTAATTTCCTGAAGTCAACTCTGCGGTAAATGGCCTGacaatcatttatttacttttgggctATACAGAGAATGTTAGCCTTAGGTTTCACAATTACGATATTACTAAGTAATATTCACATCTCTACTCTCTAAgactttttttcacatttacaaaTCTAGGTCTCTGTAAGCTCTTTTCATAAGTTATTTCCACCCTGTTCTCATtctagtgaatattttttttaaatcaggctcttttttgtttaagtttatttatttattttgagagagagtgcaagtgggggggggggcagagagagaaggagacagggaatcccaagcagactctgcactgtcagcacagagccagacatagggCCTGAGCCcaccaactttgagatcatgacctgagctgatcccAGTGCTtaaggaactgagccacccagatgtccctctaGTGTAATAATCtataatgtattttatgtatagtataataatgtattttaacttcattatGCAAGTATTCCTTGCTAGTCATTCTGCTCAGCAGTTTAATAGATATGCAATTTTAATTCCCATACCATACACGTGTttcctcatattttatttatgttttattttatcttagagagaaggcacaatcaggggagagggacagagggagagagagagaatctttttctttttttaaacttttttaacatttactcatttttgagtgacaaagacagagtatgaatggggggagtggcagagaggggggagacacagaatctgaatcaggccccaggttctgaactgtcagcacagagcctgatgcggggctccacttcatgaaccgcaagatcatgacctgagccgaagttggacgcttaacagactgagccacccaggtgcccagagagagagagagagagagagagagagagaatcttacgcaggCCTCATGCTCAGCAAGCTCAATCacatcaccctgggatcatgacctgagacaataTTAAGAGTTagaggttcaactgactgagccatgcaggtacctctctccatattttattttattattttttttaaataaagtttatttatttattttgagagagacagagtgagtgggggaggggaagagagagaattgcaagtaggcttcatgctgtcagcgcagagcacacagggcttgaactcatgaagtacaagatcctgacctgagccgaaatcaagagtgggatgctcaaccaactcagccacccaggtgcctctccccatatttaaaatgtggctccaatggggcgcctgggtggcgcagacggttaagcgtccgacttcagccaggtcacgatctcgcggtccgtgagttcgagccccgcgtcaggctctgggctgatggctcagagcctggagcctgtttccgattctgtgtctccctctctgtctgcccctcccccgttcatgctctgtctctctctgtccccccaaaaataaataaacgttggaaaaaaataaataaataaaatgtggctcCAAAACTCGCCTATAAAAGTGCCTTGCACCCAACTCCATGGCAAAATGGGAACCCAAATCCAACTGTCTTCTCAAACTCTAGTGGCCTCTGGTTCCTGCATGTTGTTAAAATGCAGCCCATTCATTCACAGACATTGCCTCCAGCCTCACTGTCCCATACCTGCATGGGGAAGCCAGACACTGTGCCCCCACTGCTGATGCTCTGATCCCCTGTGTCACTCCAGGAAAAAGTGGAGATGCAGAGGCAGCGCTTCAGGCTGGAGTTTGAGAAGTATCGTGGCTTCCTGGCCCATGAGGAGCAGCTCCAGCTGCGGAGGATGGAAGAGGAGGAGCGAGCCACCCTGCAGAGACTGCGGCACAGCAAGAACCTTCTGGGGCAGCAAAGCAGGGCTCTGAAGGAGCTGGCtgaggagctggaggagaggtTCCAACGCCCAGCTCTGGGGCTGCTGGAGGTAAGCCTGGGCGCCTCCGGCACAGGGAGGCTCAAGTGCCAGACCACAGGGACAAATAGCCACTTTCAGAGACAAGTCACATAGTCATTCATGCTTTTTAGCAAAAGGACACCCTAGAATGTATGTGTGAGGCACCTTAATTCGAAGTCCTAGCGTCAGAATGAGAAGGGACCCTACATGATTCTATAAAATAGTTCATAGTAGAGAGAAaagtttaagtatttttaaaaaagtaaaattaatttggtATCTTACCTATAAGGTTAACCAGAAAATGGATAATCTATGCTATGTTTCCTGCAAaacacttctttttaatttttttaacatttactttttttttttttttttttttgagagagagagagagcaagagaacaggggaggggcagaaaaagagggagacacagaatctgtagcaggctccaggctctgagctgtcagtacagaccccaatgccaggcttaaactcatgaaccttgagatcatgatctgagcctaagtcagacatttaactgtgagccacccaggggcttcATGAAAAACACTTCTTAAAACTTCATAGTCAATCTGTCAATGATGATATGCTGTATTTCAGTGATGGCCAATTCCAAAAGTCTTTGGTAATCCATTTCAATGTCAGAGCTGAAAATATGAATGATGGTTTAACTTGTTCAGCTTGAAGTTTTCCTGTTAAATCTTATGGCAAACACTAATTTCCTTGTCCATATTGCATGCCTATTCCAGGCAAAGTGAAGAGGGATTCAGTGGGTTTTGTGCAATTTCCTTATAATCAGTAGGGATTATACAGCAGAGAcacaaataacaagaaaaaatatttgttcttaacCCTCCAGGAGGTCATCAAAATCCCAAGTGAACTGAGAAAGTCATTGTAGTTAATGTACGCATATTATCATGATAGAATCTACTGCAGTCAAAGATTTCTGGGcatatttcattctgtctcaTCCCCAGTGACTCATCAGGATATTCTGAACTAAGTAATTCATATCATCCCTTAGCCACTGACCCACAGATTCCACCTTGTCTGAGTTAGTTCCAGACACTGAAAGTaccatgaaataaatattcatattaacTATCTATATAATGTTTACAAGTACAATGAATAAACAGCACTGGTTACATAGTTGGGGGAggtcattgaatgaatgaacttacaatgcatttttatttattttgtctaatttaattcattttgtcttcaatatatctgtatctacacaaaatttattattattattattattactatgctCATTTCCTTGTGAGCACACTAAGTATGAGAAAGGaattaattttctgaatttcagacagtaaatatacacagaaagtttaacattttccttttttctaatttttatatatatttttaatgtttattcatttttgtgtgagagacagagtgtgagcatgggaggggcagagagatagagggagacagaatccaaagcaggctccaggctatgagctgtcagcacagagctcgatgcagggctcaaaaacacaagctgtgagatcatgacctgagttgaagtcagatgcccaaccgactgagccactcaggtgcccttaatattttcaataataatattCATCATCTTATCTTACTATATCTCAAAACAcaccattacttttttttacatttatttatttttgaaagagagagagcacaagttggggaggggtacagagagggagacagaatctgaagcaggctccacgttctgagctgtaagcacagagccagatgaggggcttgaattcaccaaccatgaaatcatgacttgagctgaagttggaaatttaaccaactgagctacccaggtgccccacaaaacaCACAATTTAAAACTAGCATTTATTAGCACCAAAAGTTGTTAAAATGATTTATAGTACAAATCTTAGGgagaatatattctaaaattatttatgttgATTGTTATATTCACCTTTGCCTTTCTTCCTCAGTACCAGTAAGCAGCATTTTACCCTCCCACCCCCGAAAGCCTGCCAGtcccataaaaaataattatttccctgCGTTTATGCCTTCTGAAAATTATCTATCACGTGGGTATTTtttagagggaaaaggaaaatttaaggcaggtgatttatttaaataatctcctTTGAGATAAAATGTTGCTATTAattaatgactttcttttttatccaGTTAGTAAACCTCCTTCCATATGAGTTCGTAGCTATGGTAGGTTGGTTCAACGAATGAGGAATTTGGGGTTTTCTTACAGAGACATTGAGAGTAATATATTTTTGTCTATACCTTTCATCATCCCTCAAATGAATTCTGGAGACATTTATGGTCTATTTTTACCTTCATTTCATCCACATTAGTTATCAGAATGtatttctctattaaaatatCCAAATGTCAGAATTatcaattgaaaaaataattaagttggTTGATATCATAGGAGTTAACCTAAACTTTGTGTAGTCTGATTCTATTCAAATAGAGGCAAACTGATTCTATTATGTTAAAATTCATGAGAAAAGTCAACAGCCAGGTTTTGGATTTGGTTAAGAGAGATTCATGTCTcctatattttcatcttcatagTTAATTATTTCTGATCATTCCTAAAGAGATATTCATAGTTTGTTTCCAATCTGTCAAAAGCAGTTCAGAGGGCTGACTCACACCtgcttgtatttctcttttactttcagGGTGTGAGAGAAGCATTGAGCAGGTATGTTTACTTTCTGAATCAGGGAATGGGTTTGGAGATGACAAGGAAGGTGGTTGATAAGTCCTACTGAGAATTATTGGTTCTGTGTCCTTCTCAGAAGTAAGGATGTCACACAGCTGGAACTGGAGAACATCCCCATGGAGCTGAAGACAATGTGTCACATCCCTGGGATGAGGGAAATGTTGAGAAAGTTCCAAGGTAGGCTTCGTCTTTGAGCTTGGAGAACTATGGAGCCCAGGGTTTGGCTGTTTTTGTAATGTGTTACTGCAGAAGTCAGTCTGCAGAAACAAACAGAACCCAAAGTTTACTGACTAAAATCAGTAAAGGgctatttttaaatcatgtcatTGGCTTCTTTCTGGATTGTGGAGGCTTTGGTTTCACCTCATCTCCCTCTGGGAGCCATGCAGATAGAGCCCAACCTCCTTTCTGTTGCTGGTAGCTTTGGGAAAGGGCACGGTTATGGTGATTTGGGCACTGCTCGTAAAGGCAACCACACTACAGTGGAACACTGGCTtccctaaagattttattaagtaaagTGAGTCACATGGCCATGCCAAGTTAtaaaggtgggtgggagagaacACTttgttcagaagaaagaaaactgggatatgtgtataattataaaaaatatcagAGGTACTAACACACATTTTAGCTACATTTAGTTAGAACAATATAGACTTGAAAGTgtggttcttggggcgcctgggcggctcagtcggttaagcgtacgacttcggctcaggtcatgatctcgcggttcgtgagttcaagccccgcgttgggatctgtgctgacagctcagaacctggagactgtttcagttctgtgtctccctctctctctctgaccctcccccgttcatgctctgtctctttctgtctcaaaaataaataaaagttaaaaaaaaatttttttaggaagtGTGGTTCTTAGTTTATTAACTGTGATTTGAGTAAAATTAGTTCCAATGAATATTCATTTCCCTGTTTATAAAATGCTGAAAAATGTATTATTGTTTGGAAGACTAAGTGAATGATatttgaaagcagaaaaataacCAATATAAAAGCCTTAAGGTACATCAAATAagagatttgaatttttttaaaatttttttaacgtttatttatttttgagactgagagagacagagaatgaatgggggagggtcagagagagggagacacagaatctgaaacaggctcgaggctctgagctgtcagcacagagccctatgtggggctggaactcatggaccgcaagatcatgacctgagccgcagtccgacgctcaactgattgagccacccaggcgccccaggatttgaTTTATTATCTGTCACTTGAGGAGGAGCCAATGGTATTCAATCAATTACTTTTGTGTACGAATAACTGTGGTGACATAAATTTGTCTATTAGATTTGATTATTCTGTTCTTTAAAACAATAtagattcaatatttgtatttattttttattttgtgtttttttaatgcttatttttatttttgagagagagagagagcacgaacaggggaagtgcagagaggcaaggaaacacagaatctgaaataggctccaggctcttagctgtcagcacagagcctgatgcagggctcaaactcacaaattatgagatcatgacctgagtcaaagtcgaacactcaactgactgagccatccaggtaccactgtatttactttttaaaattcacgtTATATGCAGCATTGAAAACAAACCGTGGCTAAATACTGGTTTCACTACTTACAGGGAGACAGCTTTGACCCATATTGAGAAAACCCATGTTACCAGTCCTGCTCCTGCTTAATGATGGGAAAATTAATATATACCAACTGCATGAATTGTTACAATTTATTAAACTCTCATAATCAGTGTCATAATATTCCCATTTCTTTTACtgaattaaataatgaatgaatcaattcaataaaatgaatttatgccAGTCACTACTCTAAGTATTGAAATATATTAttgaacaataacaaaaaatcctGCAAATCCATAACTTTgtgttgtaaatatttacttaaattatGCAAAATACACAGAATGTTAGAAGATTATACAGAATATAAGGTAAGGGTAGCCAGAAGTTCGTGGGGTAGGGCATCTAAACTTGAATTTGACAGTAAAGGAGGGCCCCTTCAGGGATAACTCATCAGATATCTAATCTGAAAGAAAACATTCCAGGCAATAGAAACAATGAGTGCCCATGCCTGAGATAGAAATATAGAAGATGTGTTTCAGGAACTATGAGGTCTCTGTAGCTGGGGAAGAATTAAcaaggggagagtcagagaggccAAGACAAGACCAATTAGCACAGGATGGTATGGGCAGGTCACTGTGAGCAGGAAGCTTTACCTTtgagtaaacagaaaatcagtaaaaaaaactGTGAATGGAGGAATAGCATGATTATATTAATGTTTTGAGAGGCTCACTCTGTATGCTTCACTGAGAATAAATTCAAAGGGGCAAGGCTTTATGTGGGAAGAGCAATTAGGAGCCTTTGCAATAATTCCATTAGAGATGATTGTGGATTGGATCAGGGTGGTACTGTTGGAGGTGCTGAGGTGTGTACAGAATCTTGgcatattttgaaggtagagctggCAAGATCTGCTATTGGATTAGATGTGAgttgtcagagaaagagaaaagtccgAAATGACCCAAAGATTTAAATCTCTAGAGCTGGTGTAAGGAAGTTGCCATTTACATTGATGGTTAAAGGGCAGGTGAGGCAGAAGGAGGGGAGTTGGGTTTCGAGCATATCAATCTTGTGATGAGTATTAAATCTCAAAAGTTTGATGTCAGGTAGGCAAATGATTTTGCAAATATGGAGTTTCAGGAGAAAGGTCTAAGGTAGATATATGCATTTGGAGTCAGTAAGCATAtgaatggaattaaattaaatcaatgaGCCAACCAGCCCAAGAACTATTGTGTgctgagacagaaagaagaggtCCAGGTCCTGAGACCACTGGTTTCTCCAATGGCAGtgatggagaagaggagaaaacaggaaaggggaTCAAGAAGGAgtgaggagaaaagagggaagggaagcatgATGATGGCTGtctttgggaaagagaaaggaggtttTTCAGAACAAGGGTATTCTCAACAGCATTAATGCTACACAGAAGTAATTTAAGGTGAACTCATCAGTGTGGAGGTCACTGAGGAGATGGACACGGACAGTTTGATTACAGTGTTGTTATATCATGATGAACAATTGAATCTAACAGAGAAGGGTTGGGGAAGGAATTGGAGACAGACCATATTAGAAACCATgtcacagatttattttcttataaatggagCAAGGAAGTGTGGTGGCTGGGAAATAATGTGTAAAGACATAACATACATCAAATACACCTAGCACAATTCCATGGAAAACCATGTCTCAGTCTGTTATTTATGACTTCTAGAATATGGAGAGACCACATAAGCTCTGATTCTGAGTCTCCTCAGCTGTAACGTGGGGATGATAATGGCCACTCTGTGGGTGGGTAAATGCATTAGCAGAGATGACGTATTATTTATGTGACCAACTCAGGTTTGGGTTTCAACACAAGATCGCTAGAAGTGGTCATTGGAATAGTATTTGTTattatgatattaaaaataaaactatgttgatgaaatttattattttgaatatttataagaCAAGACACTGAATATTTTACATCCTTCCTTCTTCACTGAGATTTCACACATGCACAAGTAAAACTTCACATCAATCTGACTGGGACTTCACAGCATCAGTATTGGTTTTCTATTggtgtataacaaattaccacagacttaaCTGCTTAAAACCTCACATGCTTATTAGCTCATAATTATACAGATCAGACATCCATGTGGGATCAGCTAATTTTTCTCCTTATGGTTTCACAAGATCAACATTAAAATGTTGGCCAAGCTGGTCTTCTCTGAAGAGTCTGGGGAAGAATCCATTCCCAAGTTTATTCAGTTTATAGGCATAATGTAGTCCTGACAGTTGTAGGGCTGAGATCCCCATTTTAAGAATTTGTGTGATTATATTAGATCCACTCAGATAATCTTCCTCTTTtcaaataacataacataatccTGAGAGTAGCACCAGGGTCCGAAGGTCATGGAgctcatcttagaattctgcctaccacagtaACATAACTTTGAAAGTAGTGGAtttcaaattaatgaaattttccTATGGATTTTgcgaaaaaaaaataaatgcggAAGATCTTCCTAAGAACACCCAAGTACTCTGAATTTAGATGAAAGGAATCTAAATGGTCATGCACATAGTTTGTCATATTATCAATGGTTATGTTTTTATTGAGGCAATAATGAGTTCTGAATCATGTAGAGGTAACTGAGGAATACACAAGTGAGTGATGAAGAAAATAGTCAGCCACCTGCaaggtaaaatatttatttcactttctctaggagttaatagagagagagagaaatggggagtaTTATGGACTATTATCCATAATATTGTGGTTTCCTAAGTTTTTACCTGTCTTTTCTGACGTTTCATATGTCCCACAAAATTCTTCCCACAGTTGATGTCAAGCTGGACCCTGTCACAGCGCATCCTAGCCTCCTCTTGACTGCTGATCTGCGCAGTGTGCAGGACGGAGAGCTGTGGAGGGATCTCCCCAACAACCCGGAGCGATTTGATACATGGCCCTGTGTCCTGGGTTTGCAGAACTTCTCCTCAGGAAGGCATTACTGGGAGGTCATGGTAGGAGAAAGAGCAGAGTGGGGTGTAGGTGTCTGTCGAGAGACGGTGCTGAGAAAGGGGGAGACCACACCCTCTCCTGAGAACGGAGTCTGGGCCATGTGGCTGCTGAAAGGAAATGAGTACATGGTCCTTGCCTCCCCATCTGTACCTCTCCTCCACCTGGAACGGCCTCACTGCATTGGGATTTTTTTGGACTATGAAGCAGGTGAAATCTCCTTTTACAATGTTACAAATGGGTCTTACATCTACACATTCAACCAACTGTTCTCTGGTATTCTCCGACCTTACTTTTTCATCTGTGACACGATTCCTCTTACCTTGCCACCTATGACAGATGTGGAGTCAGAAAATTGGGCATCCAGGGGTCATCTTTACTCTGCTTCTAATGTTGGACATGATCATTCCTAAAATTCTGTTC
It contains:
- the TRIM58 gene encoding E3 ubiquitin-protein ligase TRIM58, with protein sequence MASGAPGERLREEARCPVCLDFLQDPVSVACGHSFCLRCISEFCEKSDSAQGGLYACPQCRGPFGLESFRPNRQLASLVDSVRQLGLGAGPVGVRLCAQHCEELTLFCEVDQEALCWVCDTTAEHRSHHTMPLQEAARCYQVKLQRALEMVRKKMEEALTQEVNVGKKTIIWKEKVEMQRQRFRLEFEKYRGFLAHEEQLQLRRMEEEERATLQRLRHSKNLLGQQSRALKELAEELEERFQRPALGLLEGVREALSRSKDVTQLELENIPMELKTMCHIPGMREMLRKFQVDVKLDPVTAHPSLLLTADLRSVQDGELWRDLPNNPERFDTWPCVLGLQNFSSGRHYWEVMVGERAEWGVGVCRETVLRKGETTPSPENGVWAMWLLKGNEYMVLASPSVPLLHLERPHCIGIFLDYEAGEISFYNVTNGSYIYTFNQLFSGILRPYFFICDTIPLTLPPMTDVESENWASRGHLYSASNVGHDHS